A genomic region of Halobacteriovorax sp. JY17 contains the following coding sequences:
- a CDS encoding flagellar basal body P-ring protein FlgI, translating into MKKIIFAISLALTLSSFGASRLKDLITLKGVRDNPIIGYGLVIGLNGTGDGGGEVTNKSLKRMFQKLGLNPQNEVSSKNVAAVIVTAKLPPFARQGQKIDITVSSIGDASSLAGGTLMVTPLKGGDGIVYAVASGPLSIGGLEKGKKFATTGTIPNGALVENEIKIDFDKKKSLRFALRNPDFTTAARVEKTINQELGGKYAIAKDATTVDLIIPFHYQREVVHLVAIVENFKINADSVTKIVINERTGTIVAGGNVQLSSVAISHGDLTIEVKGDEAAQSDKPNSLYFLDKKTTLNDLVKSLNAFGATPEDLISIFKALKSNGALIGDVEFI; encoded by the coding sequence ATGAAGAAGATTATTTTTGCAATTTCTTTGGCCCTTACTCTTTCTAGTTTTGGAGCAAGTCGACTCAAAGATTTAATTACCTTAAAAGGTGTTAGAGACAATCCGATTATTGGCTACGGCCTTGTCATTGGTCTAAATGGAACTGGAGATGGTGGCGGAGAAGTCACAAATAAATCTTTAAAGAGAATGTTTCAAAAGCTAGGACTAAATCCTCAAAACGAAGTCTCTTCCAAGAATGTCGCCGCTGTAATTGTTACAGCGAAACTTCCTCCCTTCGCAAGACAGGGACAGAAAATTGATATTACGGTTTCTTCCATCGGAGATGCGTCCTCACTAGCAGGAGGAACTCTAATGGTTACGCCACTAAAAGGTGGCGACGGAATAGTTTACGCCGTAGCTTCCGGACCTCTCTCAATCGGAGGTCTTGAAAAAGGAAAGAAGTTTGCGACGACAGGAACGATTCCAAATGGAGCTCTTGTTGAAAATGAAATCAAGATTGACTTTGATAAGAAGAAGTCCCTAAGGTTTGCACTTAGAAATCCTGACTTCACGACGGCCGCAAGAGTTGAGAAAACAATTAATCAAGAACTTGGTGGAAAATATGCTATCGCCAAAGATGCGACTACAGTAGACCTTATCATTCCATTTCACTATCAAAGAGAAGTCGTTCACCTTGTGGCCATTGTTGAAAATTTTAAAATAAATGCAGATTCGGTGACGAAGATTGTTATTAATGAAAGAACAGGAACAATTGTTGCCGGAGGTAACGTTCAATTATCATCAGTAGCAATAAGTCATGGAGACTTAACAATTGAAGTAAAAGGTGATGAGGCTGCTCAATCAGATAAACCTAACTCCCTCTACTTTCTTGACAAAAAGACTACACTAAATGACCTAGTAAAAAGCTTAAATGCTTTTGGTGCCACTCCTGAAGACCTTATTTCGATATTTAAGGCCCTTAAGAGTAATGGTGCTCTTATAGGTGATGTAGAATTTATATAA
- a CDS encoding flagella basal body P-ring formation protein FlgA, translating into MIKLITALTFLISISAWSKPCQIDIYPKSYLLTDSSMKLGKALIKKSTCDGSTDNEFIRFLIDTKGNTSGKQISRVFSSLVNKPVVIKPDRISIYKLEDYLTERLSFSKNWFIREIQIPTNLPAITLDAKENLSIDCPTCSYPGNKSIRIVINDSLKGINKYHMLTAKLQIKAKALVPRGILKLDNQPLTKQMFKEEEVYTTDPSTLFTNIKTLGFYKVNKSVNSRAILINDLVSVSLVKAGVPASIILDNGVINLKSTATPLRSAKFGETVQLRSSRNNKIIVGKVIDYNKVSIEL; encoded by the coding sequence ATGATAAAACTAATTACAGCACTTACATTTCTTATCTCAATATCGGCATGGTCTAAACCATGCCAAATTGATATTTATCCAAAGAGCTACCTCCTTACAGACAGCTCAATGAAGCTAGGAAAGGCCTTAATTAAAAAATCGACCTGTGATGGTTCTACCGATAATGAATTTATTCGCTTCTTAATTGATACAAAAGGGAACACCTCTGGAAAGCAAATCTCAAGAGTTTTTAGCTCTCTCGTTAACAAGCCTGTTGTCATAAAGCCAGATAGAATTAGTATCTATAAGCTTGAAGACTATTTAACAGAGAGGTTATCATTTTCTAAGAATTGGTTTATAAGAGAAATTCAAATTCCAACAAACCTTCCAGCAATCACCTTAGATGCAAAAGAAAATCTAAGTATTGATTGCCCTACTTGCAGCTACCCTGGAAATAAATCTATACGTATCGTTATCAACGATTCTCTTAAGGGAATTAATAAGTACCACATGTTAACGGCTAAACTGCAAATTAAGGCCAAGGCACTTGTTCCGAGAGGTATCCTAAAATTGGATAACCAGCCCCTAACAAAGCAAATGTTTAAAGAAGAAGAAGTTTATACAACGGACCCTTCAACTCTTTTTACAAATATAAAAACATTAGGCTTTTATAAAGTAAATAAATCTGTAAATTCTAGAGCCATTTTAATCAATGACCTTGTTTCAGTATCTTTAGTTAAAGCCGGTGTTCCAGCAAGTATCATTTTGGACAATGGAGTTATTAATTTAAAGAGTACTGCGACTCCACTTCGAAGTGCTAAATTTGGAGAAACTGTTCAACTAAGATCTTCACGAAATAATAAAATCATTGTCGGTAAAGTCATCGACTACAACAAGGTTTCAATAGAATTATGA
- the flgF gene encoding flagellar basal-body rod protein FlgF, whose protein sequence is MKELWVPLSGAIAQQRKVETIANNVANANTPGFKKDQVVFKEYLTQFEKGHNQDLDMPNKEWKPEDFYRSYGAEHAKVKVDGSFTDFQQGQTSPTGNPLDVALKGKGFLEVLTPNGVRYTRKGNLSINPAGLLVTNGGDPVLSKLDPALLAAGGELPSPQERTIQLPASAGRLAINFQGELSSKEGKISDLSIVEFNDIHALKKEGNSFFINEKFENISTTENKTAVYQGFIEQSNVNAIQEMSELIKANRNFESIQRVIKTYDTISGKGVNEIAKF, encoded by the coding sequence TTGAAAGAACTTTGGGTCCCACTTTCAGGTGCAATTGCTCAACAAAGAAAAGTTGAAACGATCGCTAATAATGTGGCAAATGCCAACACTCCGGGATTCAAGAAAGATCAAGTTGTCTTTAAAGAGTATCTAACACAATTTGAAAAAGGGCATAATCAAGATTTAGACATGCCTAATAAAGAATGGAAGCCAGAAGACTTCTACAGAAGCTATGGTGCCGAGCACGCAAAAGTTAAAGTTGACGGATCCTTTACAGATTTTCAGCAAGGTCAAACCTCACCAACAGGAAATCCATTAGATGTAGCTCTTAAAGGAAAGGGATTTTTAGAAGTTCTTACTCCAAATGGTGTCCGCTACACAAGAAAGGGAAACCTATCGATTAATCCGGCAGGTCTACTCGTAACAAATGGTGGTGACCCAGTTCTTTCTAAACTTGACCCCGCCCTGCTCGCAGCAGGAGGAGAATTACCTTCACCACAAGAGCGCACGATTCAACTTCCCGCATCAGCAGGAAGGCTAGCAATAAATTTTCAAGGTGAGCTCTCAAGTAAAGAAGGAAAGATTTCTGATCTTTCAATTGTTGAATTCAACGACATTCACGCCCTAAAGAAAGAAGGAAATTCATTCTTTATAAATGAAAAATTTGAAAATATTAGCACGACAGAAAATAAAACCGCTGTCTATCAAGGCTTTATAGAACAGTCTAATGTTAATGCTATTCAAGAAATGTCGGAGCTAATTAAGGCAAATCGAAATTTTGAAAGTATTCAAAGAGTCATCAAAACCTACGACACAATAAGTGGAAAAGGTGTTAACGAAATAGCGAAGTTTTAA
- the flgG gene encoding flagellar basal-body rod protein FlgG — MKTIIISLFLLQVSKSFGMLRALNTAATGMAAQEMNVSTISNNIANVNTTGYKKQRTEIQDLSYQTIQEAGSRSSSETMNNVGVQIGSGAKVSGVRKEFTQGSQQITNNPYDLMISGEGFFGIISPNNEIKFTRDGSFSVDASGTLVNKQGYKVYPSFVFPPGTKSVHIGHDGTVEAYLSNQVEPTVLGQIPVFTFINPVGLKSTGMNLYAVTRSSGQAIQNIAGNTNAGTIAQGALESSNVSIMNEMTSLIKAQRAYEMNSKVMGVADQMLQTVNNIR; from the coding sequence ATGAAAACAATTATTATCTCTCTCTTCTTATTACAGGTTTCAAAGTCTTTTGGAATGCTTCGAGCACTTAACACTGCTGCAACAGGTATGGCCGCCCAAGAAATGAACGTTTCGACTATTTCCAATAATATCGCCAACGTTAATACAACTGGCTACAAGAAACAGAGGACAGAAATTCAAGACCTCTCCTATCAAACAATTCAAGAAGCTGGTTCTAGATCAAGTTCTGAAACAATGAATAACGTCGGTGTTCAAATTGGTTCTGGAGCAAAAGTTTCTGGAGTAAGAAAAGAGTTTACTCAGGGTTCACAGCAAATAACAAATAATCCATATGATCTAATGATCAGCGGAGAAGGCTTCTTTGGAATAATATCACCAAATAACGAAATTAAATTCACAAGAGACGGATCATTTAGTGTTGATGCATCTGGAACACTTGTAAACAAACAAGGATACAAGGTTTATCCTTCTTTCGTTTTTCCTCCAGGAACAAAGAGTGTTCACATAGGTCACGACGGAACCGTGGAAGCTTATCTTTCAAATCAAGTTGAACCTACCGTTCTTGGTCAAATTCCTGTTTTCACCTTTATTAATCCTGTTGGACTTAAATCAACAGGAATGAATCTCTACGCAGTTACTAGATCAAGTGGTCAAGCTATTCAAAATATTGCTGGTAATACCAATGCTGGAACTATTGCTCAAGGTGCACTTGAATCTTCAAACGTTAGTATTATGAATGAGATGACATCCTTAATTAAAGCTCAAAGAGCATATGAAATGAACTCAAAAGTAATGGGTGTAGCTGATCAAATGCTACAAACCGTAAATAATATTAGGTAA
- the xseB gene encoding exodeoxyribonuclease VII small subunit: MSNEKQSFESSLEELEKLVSNLEDGELSLEESLQKFEEGTKLYKFCKDQLGKAEKKITKLSESLKEVSVEE, translated from the coding sequence ATGAGTAATGAAAAACAAAGTTTTGAGTCTTCATTAGAAGAGCTAGAAAAATTAGTTTCTAATTTAGAGGATGGGGAATTATCCTTAGAAGAGAGTTTACAAAAATTTGAAGAGGGAACTAAGCTCTATAAGTTTTGTAAGGACCAGCTGGGAAAGGCAGAGAAAAAGATAACAAAATTATCCGAATCCTTAAAGGAAGTTAGTGTAGAAGAATGA
- a CDS encoding flagellar basal body L-ring protein FlgH, whose protein sequence is MKYYKLLLILSTALLFSCSNYINKMYSDLDRQEQINNQAPTNNFDRYRNPPSTYRKASDVGRVATAAQGQPYYNQNNPPSVRRNYRPKQNLRKRYKADDLLDNSSNRASLWAGKGKDRHLFTVLKEKRNGDIVLINVQKVLKNDITLELKRAFPDIPKPASGDDKKDGEENKKNEEVADNTEKEMSGNKIYDRVSSVIVEEINEDHLLLRGQKSVLFKQRKRLVEVQALVSRRDITDEDTVNSDNILESSVHILR, encoded by the coding sequence ATGAAATACTATAAACTTTTACTTATCCTTTCTACTGCACTACTTTTTTCATGTAGTAACTATATTAATAAGATGTATTCAGACCTAGATAGGCAGGAGCAAATTAATAATCAAGCACCTACAAACAATTTCGATCGATACAGAAATCCACCGAGCACTTATAGAAAGGCATCTGACGTTGGAAGGGTTGCAACTGCTGCACAGGGGCAACCTTACTACAATCAGAATAATCCTCCTTCGGTTAGACGTAACTATAGACCTAAGCAAAACCTAAGAAAGAGATATAAAGCTGATGATCTTCTCGACAACTCATCTAATCGTGCCAGCCTATGGGCCGGAAAAGGAAAAGATAGACACCTCTTTACAGTTTTAAAAGAAAAGAGAAATGGAGATATTGTTTTAATAAATGTTCAAAAAGTTTTAAAGAACGATATAACTTTAGAGCTCAAAAGAGCTTTTCCTGATATTCCAAAGCCTGCCTCTGGAGACGATAAAAAAGATGGTGAAGAGAATAAGAAAAATGAAGAAGTTGCAGACAACACTGAAAAAGAGATGTCTGGCAATAAAATCTATGACCGTGTATCCAGCGTAATTGTAGAAGAAATTAACGAAGATCACCTTCTCCTACGCGGACAAAAAAGCGTTCTTTTTAAACAGAGGAAGAGACTCGTAGAAGTTCAAGCTCTCGTTTCAAGAAGAGATATTACTGATGAAGATACTGTTAACTCTGACAACATACTTGAATCAAGTGTGCATATACTAAGGTAG